From the genome of Candidatus Electrothrix communis, one region includes:
- a CDS encoding formylglycine-generating enzyme family protein, whose translation MKRLKTQVSRADLLRLLAVSRTASAEAAAKLLGYLPAQGIPQAEQKKITRSSIASHARSDRALTSVLRLADAKEISRNLPLEAFWYLSERKPLKKTLHRFTAPPESVSPGGKRSILPGVLHKVSPLSIEELSVPEFIPCPSKADESNDADDSRPYYRKEQASLFSCAAPPDQKKDQDRSQGLPVLESDMEHLVDSCSEWASFPQKRINQKRKAAAKKKTGERKTLQSHLRAHLRLRRLLGLLSITAYVEPALLQEIVRLLPSSIPDIATEAALQSHPDIERDSRMYLALRPEKKMTYSYVFAHESSPLQAEILGLLRQRDATRAPLLFALELLPVLPLLHSAHMQKQIAVWLEAFMMRFVRTWFEGQEDNRLTKQAGQLLDLVEMLPKELKKQFAARSFLYGIVHRNALRTGTLLPSGYDPEAVIQTVRKEVSPISYQVLQQGEQLFLYPSAEAALSRLPGSVLVELELSVDCLLLHKEGYTATLPLRPGELLHDCRSQAEAFFVQTPAEQLVFGSCFRPSWAQTMGRNKKGLFVDASWLGKSYRLTWENSMSQGPGKWSGSGDLQTDQYGLFVDLQIKDTTVQRFRRIIPGWFMMGSPDDEPQRESWGKEALHEVILTKGFWVADTAVTQGLWQAVIGDNPSRFKGTDHPVEQVSYHDALLFLERLNELVPGVKARLLTEAEWEYCCRAGSATPFSFGARITPDQVNYNGQYPYHTGLMGENRQQTVAVKSLPCNDWGLHEMHGNIWEWCQDHWQENLFSEEPRINPQGPGNGEFQVVRGGSWFLGGRGVRSAVRGKFAPHFRNSRIGFRIALTPAEEAARVPGPALQEKKAGISTSHISSANRLRNILNRLRGASQSLFRK comes from the coding sequence ATGAAGAGGTTAAAGACACAAGTCAGCAGAGCTGATCTCCTCCGGCTGCTTGCGGTTTCGCGAACAGCTTCTGCTGAAGCTGCGGCAAAATTGCTTGGTTATCTTCCTGCACAAGGGATACCACAGGCTGAACAAAAAAAGATTACTCGATCAAGTATAGCGTCTCATGCACGGTCGGATCGGGCCCTGACATCTGTTTTACGGCTGGCTGATGCAAAAGAAATCAGCCGGAATCTGCCGTTGGAAGCCTTCTGGTATCTTTCGGAAAGAAAACCGCTCAAAAAAACACTCCATCGTTTTACGGCCCCGCCAGAGTCAGTGTCCCCAGGGGGAAAGAGAAGTATTCTGCCCGGCGTGCTGCATAAAGTCAGCCCCCTGAGCATTGAGGAGCTTTCGGTACCAGAGTTCATTCCCTGTCCAAGCAAAGCTGACGAATCAAACGATGCAGACGACTCCCGGCCTTATTATCGAAAAGAACAGGCCTCTCTCTTTTCCTGTGCTGCACCTCCAGATCAAAAAAAAGACCAGGACCGGAGCCAGGGGCTACCTGTCCTTGAATCCGACATGGAACATCTGGTTGACTCATGTTCCGAGTGGGCTTCTTTTCCCCAAAAGAGGATCAATCAAAAAAGGAAAGCCGCCGCCAAAAAAAAGACTGGGGAAAGAAAAACCCTCCAATCTCATCTCCGGGCTCATCTTCGTTTACGTCGCCTACTCGGTCTTCTTTCAATAACCGCGTATGTTGAGCCTGCCCTTTTGCAGGAGATTGTCCGCCTCCTCCCCTCTTCCATCCCTGATATTGCAACAGAAGCAGCGCTTCAATCTCACCCGGATATAGAGCGGGACAGCAGAATGTATCTTGCGCTCCGGCCTGAAAAAAAAATGACATATAGTTATGTTTTTGCTCATGAAAGTTCACCACTCCAGGCTGAGATACTGGGCTTACTGCGCCAACGCGATGCAACGAGAGCACCGCTTCTTTTTGCTTTAGAATTGCTTCCTGTCCTCCCTCTTCTTCATTCTGCTCATATGCAGAAGCAGATTGCCGTGTGGCTGGAGGCGTTCATGATGCGGTTTGTCCGCACCTGGTTTGAGGGTCAGGAGGATAATCGCCTCACAAAACAGGCTGGACAACTCCTTGATCTCGTGGAAATGCTGCCCAAAGAACTCAAAAAGCAATTCGCGGCACGCTCCTTTCTCTACGGTATTGTGCATCGAAACGCCCTGCGGACCGGTACTCTTCTCCCTTCGGGATACGATCCAGAAGCGGTTATCCAGACAGTACGGAAGGAGGTGTCACCGATCAGCTATCAGGTGCTGCAACAAGGGGAACAGCTCTTTCTTTACCCAAGCGCCGAAGCAGCCTTGTCCCGGTTACCGGGAAGCGTGCTTGTCGAACTTGAACTTTCAGTCGACTGTCTCTTGCTGCATAAGGAAGGGTATACAGCTACTCTGCCTCTCCGCCCCGGAGAGTTACTGCATGACTGTAGAAGTCAGGCGGAAGCATTCTTTGTGCAAACCCCGGCGGAACAGCTTGTTTTCGGAAGCTGTTTCCGCCCTTCCTGGGCGCAAACCATGGGGCGCAACAAGAAGGGGCTTTTTGTCGATGCCTCCTGGCTCGGCAAATCATACCGTTTAACCTGGGAAAACAGCATGAGCCAAGGGCCCGGAAAATGGTCCGGCAGCGGAGATCTGCAAACAGATCAGTACGGCCTCTTTGTTGATCTTCAAATCAAGGATACGACGGTACAACGATTTCGGCGCATCATCCCTGGCTGGTTCATGATGGGTTCACCTGATGATGAACCGCAACGGGAGAGCTGGGGCAAGGAAGCATTACATGAGGTTATTCTGACAAAAGGATTTTGGGTTGCTGACACCGCAGTAACTCAGGGGCTATGGCAGGCCGTTATCGGCGATAATCCCAGTCGTTTCAAAGGTACTGATCATCCGGTTGAACAGGTGAGCTATCATGATGCCCTTCTCTTTCTTGAGCGTCTGAATGAACTGGTTCCCGGAGTCAAGGCCCGTTTGCTCACAGAGGCGGAGTGGGAATACTGTTGCCGGGCTGGCAGTGCAACGCCTTTTTCCTTTGGTGCCCGCATTACCCCTGATCAAGTAAACTATAATGGCCAATATCCTTACCACACTGGGCTCATGGGAGAAAACAGACAACAAACAGTCGCTGTCAAGTCATTACCCTGTAATGACTGGGGATTACACGAAATGCACGGTAATATCTGGGAATGGTGCCAGGATCACTGGCAGGAAAATCTTTTTTCTGAGGAGCCCCGGATTAATCCGCAGGGCCCGGGAAACGGAGAATTTCAAGTGGTCCGTGGAGGTTCTTGGTTTCTGGGTGGTCGCGGGGTGCGTTCAGCTGTTCGAGGCAAGTTTGCTCCTCATTTTCGTAATTCTCGTATTGGTTTCCGCATTGCTCTGACCCCGGCAGAAGAAGCGGCTAGAGTGCCGGGACCTGCTCTCCAAGAGAAAAAAGCAGGAATCAGTACCAGCCATATCAGCTCTGCCAACCGTCTTCGGAACATACTGAACCGGCTCCGGGGCGCGTCGCAATCACTCTTCCGAAAATAG